One Polaribacter sp. SA4-12 genomic window carries:
- a CDS encoding DUF2911 domain-containing protein → MKKSILAIAIFAITLISSTEVTGQEFKDLDKSPMDAASYPSSYKISDKVVKVTYGRPQLKGRALSKLAPVDKVWRTGANEAAEITFYKDVTFGGKAVKAGTYSLFTIPKTEGDWTVILSTAKNVWGSYYYKENQDVVRVSGTVSTSEKSIEAFSMLFADDMTLKMGWANTVVSVSIK, encoded by the coding sequence ATGAAAAAATCTATTTTAGCAATTGCTATTTTTGCAATCACATTAATTAGTTCAACAGAAGTAACAGGTCAAGAATTTAAAGACTTAGATAAAAGTCCAATGGATGCAGCATCATATCCAAGTAGTTATAAAATTTCTGACAAAGTTGTAAAAGTAACTTACGGAAGACCACAATTAAAAGGAAGAGCATTAAGTAAATTAGCCCCAGTTGATAAAGTTTGGAGAACTGGTGCAAATGAAGCTGCAGAAATTACATTTTATAAAGATGTAACTTTCGGTGGTAAAGCTGTAAAAGCAGGAACTTATTCTTTATTTACAATACCAAAAACAGAAGGAGATTGGACAGTTATTTTAAGTACAGCGAAGAATGTTTGGGGTTCTTATTATTATAAAGAAAACCAAGACGTTGTTAGAGTTTCAGGAACAGTTTCTACATCAGAAAAAAGTATAGAAGCATTTTCTATGCTATTTGCTGATGATATGACATTAAAAATGGGTTGGGCAAATACAGTAGTTTCTGTATCTATCAAATAA
- a CDS encoding leucine--tRNA ligase: protein MQYNHLDIEKKWQKFWAENQTFKASNESEKPKYYVLDMFPYPSGAGLHVGHPLGYIASDIYARYKRHKGFNVLHPQGYDSFGLPAEQYAIQTGQHPAKTTEENVATYRRQLDNIGFSFDWSREVRTSSPEYYKWTQWIFIQLFDSWYNKDTDKAEDVSTLIKIFKKEGNATVNAVADEEITIFSADEWKAFSKVEQEEILLQYRLTFLSDTEVNWCPALGTVLANDEIVNGVSERGSHPVIRKKMTQWSMRISAYAQRLLDGLEKIDWPQPLKDSQTNWIGRSQGAMVSFNVDNGAEKSSSEVKLTYKELEALKELRQNLSKAESRLWDELKNKKGASKFRKKYTIGTFLVDYVCISKNIIVEFSGKEDEAARTEFFNNEGFNVIRFTNEEVIENVLGVVSKINSAIQFPKAIEKTEKKEVAVKEENQYKIDVFTTRPDTIYGVSFMTLAPEHELVSKITTDAQKSEVEAYITATAKRSERDRMADVKTISGAFTGAYAIHPFSGEKVQIWIGDYVLANYGTGAVMAVPCGDQRDYDFAKHFGIPIPNIFEGVDISEAAHTGKDGTKIANSDFLSGLKYKKALKLAIFEMEKRGFGYGKINYRLRDAVFSRQRYWGEPFPVYYKDGMPQMIDAEHLPIVLPEVEKYLPTEDGKPPLGNATEWAWDSRGKKVVSNDKLKNKTVYPLELNTMPGWAGSSWYFNRYMDATNSNEFASKESLEYWKEVDLYIGGSEHATGHLLYARFWQKFLFDKGIVPVDEFAKKLINQGMILGTSAFVYKATPFVKNGCGCSDEKSNDDVIAKIPTVIVSKNLFNSDDEFETVVKNYLLDNKFLDPNFADLVMITKTALHADVSLVNASDELDVDGFKNHALNSDYKNAEFILEDGVYKVGREVEKMSKSKYNVVNPDAICEEYGADSLRLFEMFLGPLEQAKPWKTSGISGVSSFLKKLWKLYFNGETFEVSDAEPTKDELKTLHKTIKKVEEDIENFSFNTSVSTFMIAVNELTALKCNKRAILEPLATLVSPYAPHIAEELWSLLGHKESISTAGFPVFEASHLVESAKNYPISFNGKMRFTLELPLDLSKEEIEKTVMENEKTIAQLEGKSPKKVIIVPGKIINIVI, encoded by the coding sequence ATGCAATATAATCACCTAGATATAGAAAAGAAATGGCAGAAATTTTGGGCAGAAAACCAAACTTTCAAAGCCAGTAATGAATCGGAGAAGCCTAAATATTATGTGTTAGATATGTTTCCTTATCCTTCAGGAGCAGGTTTACATGTTGGGCATCCTTTAGGATATATCGCAAGTGATATTTATGCACGTTACAAGCGTCATAAAGGTTTTAATGTTTTGCATCCTCAAGGGTACGATTCTTTCGGTTTACCGGCAGAACAATATGCAATTCAAACAGGACAACATCCAGCAAAAACAACGGAAGAAAATGTTGCAACTTACAGAAGACAATTAGATAATATTGGTTTTTCTTTTGATTGGAGCAGAGAAGTGAGAACTTCAAGTCCTGAGTATTATAAATGGACTCAGTGGATTTTTATTCAACTTTTTGATTCTTGGTATAATAAAGACACAGACAAAGCAGAAGATGTTTCTACGTTGATTAAAATCTTTAAAAAAGAAGGAAATGCGACTGTAAATGCAGTTGCAGATGAAGAAATTACTATTTTTTCTGCAGATGAATGGAAAGCTTTTTCGAAAGTAGAACAAGAAGAAATTTTATTACAATACCGTTTAACATTTTTGTCTGATACAGAAGTAAACTGGTGTCCTGCTTTAGGAACCGTTTTAGCAAATGACGAAATTGTAAACGGAGTTTCAGAAAGAGGAAGTCATCCTGTTATTCGTAAAAAAATGACACAATGGTCTATGCGAATTTCTGCTTATGCACAACGTTTGTTAGATGGATTAGAAAAAATCGATTGGCCACAACCTTTAAAAGACTCTCAAACCAATTGGATTGGACGTTCTCAAGGAGCAATGGTTTCTTTTAATGTTGATAATGGTGCTGAAAAATCATCTTCTGAAGTAAAATTAACTTATAAAGAACTAGAAGCTTTAAAAGAATTACGTCAGAATTTATCAAAAGCAGAATCAAGGCTTTGGGATGAATTAAAGAATAAAAAAGGAGCATCAAAATTTAGAAAAAAGTACACAATTGGTACATTTTTAGTAGATTATGTATGTATCTCAAAAAATATAATTGTTGAATTTTCTGGTAAAGAAGATGAAGCAGCAAGAACTGAATTTTTCAATAATGAAGGTTTTAATGTAATCCGTTTTACAAACGAAGAAGTAATTGAAAATGTACTTGGCGTAGTTTCTAAAATTAATTCAGCAATTCAATTTCCAAAAGCAATTGAAAAAACTGAGAAAAAAGAAGTTGCAGTTAAAGAAGAAAATCAATATAAAATTGATGTCTTTACAACAAGACCAGATACAATTTACGGTGTAAGTTTTATGACATTAGCTCCAGAACATGAGTTGGTTTCTAAAATTACAACAGATGCTCAAAAATCTGAAGTTGAAGCTTATATTACTGCAACAGCAAAACGTTCTGAACGTGATAGAATGGCAGATGTAAAAACCATTTCTGGTGCTTTTACAGGCGCGTATGCAATTCACCCTTTTTCTGGTGAAAAAGTACAAATCTGGATTGGAGATTACGTTTTAGCAAATTATGGAACGGGTGCAGTTATGGCAGTTCCTTGTGGAGATCAACGTGATTATGACTTTGCAAAACATTTTGGAATTCCGATTCCGAATATTTTTGAAGGTGTAGATATTTCTGAAGCTGCACATACAGGTAAAGACGGAACAAAAATTGCAAATTCTGACTTTTTATCAGGATTAAAATACAAGAAAGCACTAAAACTGGCCATTTTTGAAATGGAGAAACGTGGTTTTGGTTATGGAAAAATAAACTACAGATTGCGTGATGCGGTTTTTAGCAGACAACGTTATTGGGGAGAACCATTTCCTGTATACTATAAGGATGGAATGCCACAAATGATTGATGCAGAACACTTGCCAATTGTGTTGCCAGAAGTTGAAAAATACTTGCCAACTGAAGATGGAAAACCACCTTTAGGGAACGCAACAGAATGGGCTTGGGATTCTAGAGGAAAGAAAGTTGTTTCTAACGATAAGTTAAAAAACAAAACGGTTTATCCTTTAGAATTAAACACAATGCCTGGTTGGGCAGGAAGTTCTTGGTATTTTAATAGATATATGGATGCAACAAATTCTAACGAATTTGCAAGCAAAGAATCTTTAGAATATTGGAAAGAAGTAGATTTATATATCGGAGGATCTGAACATGCGACAGGACATTTATTGTACGCGCGTTTTTGGCAAAAATTCTTATTCGATAAAGGAATTGTACCTGTAGATGAGTTTGCTAAAAAGTTGATTAATCAAGGAATGATTTTAGGAACTTCTGCATTTGTTTATAAAGCAACTCCTTTTGTAAAAAATGGTTGTGGTTGTTCTGACGAAAAATCTAATGATGATGTTATAGCGAAGATACCTACAGTAATAGTTTCGAAAAATTTATTTAATTCTGATGATGAATTTGAAACAGTGGTTAAAAATTACTTATTAGATAATAAGTTTTTAGATCCTAATTTTGCAGATTTAGTAATGATTACAAAAACTGCTTTACATGCTGATGTTTCTTTGGTGAATGCTTCTGATGAATTAGATGTTGATGGATTTAAGAATCATGCTTTAAATAGCGATTATAAAAATGCCGAATTTATTTTAGAAGACGGAGTTTATAAAGTAGGGCGTGAAGTAGAAAAAATGTCTAAATCTAAATATAATGTTGTAAACCCTGATGCTATTTGTGAAGAATATGGAGCAGATAGTTTACGATTATTCGAAATGTTTTTAGGCCCTTTAGAACAAGCGAAGCCTTGGAAAACTTCTGGTATTTCTGGAGTTTCATCATTCTTAAAGAAATTATGGAAATTATATTTTAATGGAGAAACGTTTGAGGTTTCAGACGCAGAACCAACAAAAGACGAATTAAAAACTTTACATAAAACAATTAAAAAAGTAGAAGAAGATATTGAGAATTTCTCATTTAACACATCGGTTTCTACATTTATGATTGCAGTAAACGAATTAACTGCTTTAAAATGTAACAAACGTGCAATTTTAGAGCCTTTAGCAACTTTAGTATCTCCTTATGCTCCTCATATTGCAGAAGAATTATGGAGTTTACTAGGTCATAAAGAAAGTATTTCTACAGCTGGTTTCCCAGTTTTTGAGGCAAGTCACTTGGTAGAAAGTGCTAAGAATTATCCTATTTCTTTTAATGGAAAAATGCGTTTTACATTAGAACTTCCTTTAGATTTATCGAAAGAAGAAATAGAAAAGACAGTAATGGAAAATGAAAAGACAATTGCTCAATTAGAAGGTAAATCTCCTAAAAAAGTAATTATTGTTCCTGGTAAAATTATAAACATCGTAATCTAG
- a CDS encoding SemiSWEET family sugar transporter, with product MIDFNEIIGLVAAVLTTASFLPQVFKTYKTKDTSGLSLTMYIVFFIGVVLWSVYGIYINSLSIILANSITAILALYLIFMKLKYK from the coding sequence GTGATTGATTTTAATGAAATTATTGGTTTAGTTGCAGCTGTTCTTACAACCGCATCATTTTTGCCACAAGTTTTTAAAACATATAAAACAAAAGATACATCTGGACTTTCATTAACCATGTACATTGTCTTTTTTATTGGAGTTGTTTTATGGTCAGTTTATGGTATTTATATAAACAGTTTATCAATAATTTTAGCGAATTCGATTACTGCAATTTTAGCTTTATATTTAATTTTTATGAAGTTAAAATATAAATAA
- a CDS encoding HesA/MoeB/ThiF family protein: MSVTKNQLFKRQITLSEIGEVGQQKLQDASVLVVGCGGLGSPIAVYLASSGIGKIHLVDFDTVDVSNLHRQVFYSLDDVGKSKAAVLSEFIKKRAAFTDVSFTNKPITKENVFDLISEFDIIVDGTDSLPTKYLLNDACVIENKPLVYGSLYKFDGYVASFNVLQNDGSYSANLRDAFPEMATDVPNCSEAGTMNSIVGMIATQQVNEVLKLITGIGKPLANELLIYNSLQNTQLKMKLKPTVLKDKIAKLFKIQTYFDAACATQNSDWQISSAALKEQLSLRAQSRSLEIIAVLPNLKLPFKVNQTIPIQQFDVDKIKVDLTKTYVMVCQRGFNSYKATKMLKAKYPELNVLSLTGGISGY; encoded by the coding sequence ATGAGTGTAACAAAAAATCAACTTTTTAAACGTCAAATTACTTTATCTGAGATAGGTGAAGTCGGGCAACAAAAACTACAAGACGCATCTGTTTTAGTTGTTGGTTGTGGAGGCTTAGGAAGTCCGATTGCTGTATACTTAGCTTCAAGTGGGATAGGAAAAATTCATTTAGTAGATTTTGATACTGTAGATGTTTCTAATTTACACAGGCAAGTTTTTTATAGTTTAGATGATGTTGGCAAATCTAAAGCAGCAGTTTTATCAGAATTTATAAAAAAAAGAGCAGCTTTTACAGACGTTAGTTTTACCAATAAACCAATAACAAAAGAAAACGTATTTGACCTGATTTCTGAATTTGATATTATTGTTGATGGTACAGATTCTTTACCTACAAAATACTTATTGAATGATGCTTGTGTGATTGAAAACAAACCATTGGTTTATGGATCTTTGTATAAGTTTGATGGTTATGTTGCAAGTTTTAATGTTTTGCAAAATGATGGAAGTTATTCAGCTAATTTAAGAGACGCTTTTCCAGAAATGGCAACAGATGTACCTAATTGCTCAGAAGCTGGTACAATGAACTCTATTGTTGGTATGATTGCCACGCAACAAGTAAACGAAGTTTTAAAGTTGATAACAGGAATTGGAAAACCGTTAGCAAATGAATTATTGATTTACAATTCGCTTCAAAATACACAGTTAAAGATGAAGTTAAAACCAACAGTTTTAAAAGATAAGATTGCAAAATTATTTAAAATACAAACCTATTTTGATGCTGCTTGTGCTACTCAAAATTCAGATTGGCAAATATCTTCAGCTGCATTAAAAGAGCAATTGTCACTTCGAGCGCAGTCGAGAAGTTTAGAAATTATTGCTGTTTTACCAAATTTAAAATTACCTTTTAAGGTAAATCAAACAATTCCTATTCAACAATTTGATGTCGATAAAATTAAAGTAGATTTGACCAAAACTTATGTAATGGTTTGTCAAAGAGGTTTTAATAGTTACAAAGCAACAAAAATGTTGAAAGCAAAATATCCAGAGTTAAATGTTTTAAGTTTAACTGGAGGGATTTCAGGTTATTAA
- a CDS encoding MutS-related protein has product MKNPFDFYSKEKSELEIEAKQLKRKSVNLSIFRFGVFLTTCFLMYLTFGSYPDVFIIAFLGILLFSFLVVKHVSLQRERAIVTSKININKTELKVLQRDFHHLESGEEFVNPTHYYSNDIDLFGVGSFFQFANRTVTLEGKKLLANAFTENSTDGIVEKQNTIKELAAKVKWRQHFSALASLITTKDTSGFITDWVHNYTPVLSKIQILFSLISLTLIGLVSFGIIPFSIILIWFFIGLFVTGRFLKKTNNLYSDTDKVRETFKQYHVLLNEIENENFSSKTLKEKQGIINSETKKASVIFKEFSRVLDAFDQRNNILIAVVGNGLFLIDIFNACKVEKWIVQYKHTVDKWFSVVAFFDAQNSLANFHFNHTAFVFPEITDQKGIIKSTNLGHPLLKVDKRIDNDFTIYKEQFFIVTGANMAGKSTFLRTISLSIVMANCGLPVCAESFKYSPIKLITSMRTTDSLTEDESYFYSELKRLKFIVDEIKTTDYFIILDEILKGTNSKDKAIGSKKFVEKLTKSKSTGIIATHDVSLCELENEFSDIKNYYFDAEIIDDELHFDYTLKNGICKNMNASFLLKKMEIV; this is encoded by the coding sequence ATGAAAAATCCTTTCGATTTTTATAGTAAAGAAAAGTCAGAATTAGAAATAGAAGCAAAGCAATTAAAACGTAAATCTGTAAACTTAAGTATTTTTAGGTTTGGGGTATTTTTAACGACTTGTTTTTTAATGTATCTGACTTTTGGTAGTTATCCCGATGTTTTTATAATTGCCTTTTTAGGTATTTTATTATTTAGTTTTTTAGTTGTAAAACATGTTAGTTTACAAAGAGAAAGAGCAATCGTAACCTCTAAAATTAACATTAATAAAACAGAACTGAAAGTTTTACAAAGAGACTTTCATCACTTAGAATCAGGAGAAGAATTTGTAAACCCTACTCATTATTATAGTAATGATATTGATTTGTTTGGTGTAGGTTCTTTTTTTCAGTTTGCAAACAGAACTGTTACTCTTGAAGGTAAAAAACTACTTGCAAATGCATTCACAGAAAATAGTACAGATGGAATTGTAGAAAAACAAAATACCATTAAAGAATTAGCAGCTAAAGTTAAGTGGAGACAACATTTTTCTGCTTTAGCGAGTTTAATTACCACAAAAGATACTTCAGGTTTTATTACAGATTGGGTACATAATTATACTCCAGTTTTATCTAAAATTCAAATCTTATTTTCTCTTATTTCTTTAACTTTAATTGGTTTGGTTTCCTTTGGAATTATTCCGTTTTCAATTATACTAATTTGGTTTTTTATAGGGCTTTTTGTTACGGGAAGGTTTTTGAAGAAAACCAATAACTTATATTCAGATACTGATAAAGTAAGAGAAACATTTAAGCAATATCATGTTTTGTTAAATGAAATCGAGAATGAAAATTTTTCATCCAAAACTCTAAAAGAAAAACAAGGAATTATCAATTCTGAAACCAAAAAAGCATCAGTTATTTTTAAAGAGTTTTCTAGGGTTTTAGATGCGTTCGATCAACGAAATAATATTTTAATTGCAGTTGTTGGAAATGGACTTTTTCTAATTGATATTTTTAATGCTTGCAAGGTTGAAAAATGGATTGTTCAATATAAACATACTGTAGATAAATGGTTTTCTGTGGTTGCTTTTTTTGATGCTCAAAACTCGTTAGCAAATTTTCATTTTAATCATACAGCTTTTGTTTTTCCTGAAATTACAGATCAAAAAGGAATTATCAAATCGACTAATTTAGGACATCCTTTATTAAAGGTTGATAAAAGAATTGATAATGATTTTACCATTTATAAAGAGCAGTTTTTTATTGTTACTGGTGCAAATATGGCAGGGAAAAGTACTTTTTTAAGAACCATTTCTTTGTCTATTGTGATGGCGAATTGTGGTTTGCCTGTGTGTGCAGAAAGTTTTAAATATTCGCCAATAAAACTGATTACAAGTATGCGAACTACAGATTCTTTAACAGAAGATGAGTCGTATTTTTATTCTGAATTAAAGCGTCTAAAATTTATTGTTGATGAAATTAAAACAACAGATTATTTTATCATTTTAGATGAAATTTTAAAGGGAACAAATAGTAAAGACAAGGCAATTGGTTCTAAAAAGTTTGTAGAGAAATTAACGAAATCGAAATCTACAGGAATCATTGCAACGCATGATGTGAGTTTATGTGAATTAGAAAACGAATTTTCAGATATCAAAAATTACTATTTTGATGCAGAAATTATAGACGATGAATTGCATTTCGATTACACGCTTAAAAACGGAATTTGTAAAAATATGAATGCTTCTTTTTTGTTGAAGAAAATGGAAATTGTCTAG